The following is a genomic window from Nguyenibacter vanlangensis.
CGTTCGGCAGCTACCGGAACACGTCGCATCTTGGCGTGCTGGCCTATTGGGTCGGAACCACGCTCTACGGCGCCCTGCTGCTGGGCCTGACGGTCCGCCCCGCGATCGGCCTCGGCCGCCGCCGAGGCTTCCCGCCGTGGGGCACGTTCGGACCGTCCCTCCTGCTGGCGGCGATTCCGCTTTCCCTGGGATGCCACGTCATCGCGGCACGTCTCTGGCCCCAGTCCGTCGCGCGGATCGGCCTGCTGGGGTGGTACGGCCAAACTCTGGTCATCTCCCTGCCGCTGGCGCTCGGCTACCTGGCCGGCACCAGGCCGGGCACGGTTTCTGCCCCACGACCCGCGCCGGTACCGGACGCGACCGCCGGGCCGAAGTCACGATGCGCCATCGCGCCGGCCTTCTGGCAGCGCCTGCCTCCCGATCTCGGCCGAGACCTGGTCGCGCTGCAAATGGAGGATCATTACGTCCGGGTGCATACCGCGAACGGGTCGGCCCTGGTGCTGCTCCCTCTTCGTCAGGCCGTTGCGGAACTGCCGTCCTCG
Proteins encoded in this region:
- a CDS encoding LytTR family DNA-binding domain-containing protein; this encodes MSYALELPEMPPLFGSARDWSRELLLSLAAGTFLGLTGPFGSYRNTSHLGVLAYWVGTTLYGALLLGLTVRPAIGLGRRRGFPPWGTFGPSLLLAAIPLSLGCHVIAARLWPQSVARIGLLGWYGQTLVISLPLALGYLAGTRPGTVSAPRPAPVPDATAGPKSRCAIAPAFWQRLPPDLGRDLVALQMEDHYVRVHTANGSALVLLPLRQAVAELPSSLGMQTHRSWWVCHHAVTGTVRDGRNLRLRLKTGVEAPISRNNVASVRAAGLLAPERP